The genomic region TCGCGTGCTTGGCCAGCATCCACCACGTCCCCTTTGAGACAGTGCAGAAGCTGCGCGCATCGCTCACCACGAACGGCGTCTTGGTGATCCTCGGATGCTACCGAGAAGCAACGATATGGGACCACGCCATAAGCCTTCTGGCCGTCCCTGTGAACGCTATTTGGCGTGCTGCGGTGTTCTTCCGAGAGAGCTGGTCAGGAAGCCGTCCCGATCGGGGCACGCAGTCTCCTTCAGCACCTGTGGCGCCCCCTTCGATGTCGCTCGCGGAGATCCGAGAAGACAGTGCTGAATATCTTCCAGGCAGGCGGATTCGGCGCCTCCTCTTCTGGAGATATCTTCTGGTCTTTCACAACATGAAGGCAGGGCTGGGAAGTGATTAGCAGCCGGACACACATGATCTCTCAGCCACCGAGAAGATATGCCCTGGGGGCCACCTGCGTTACGTTCAACGACGTGGGACGTGTCCTTATTGCGCGCCGCCGCTCCCCGGAACGCTGGGAGCTGCCCGGTGGCTTGGTGGACCCGGGCGAGGCATTCCATGATGCCGCCACTCGCGAGACCTACGAGGAGACCGGGGTCCACGTCAAAGTCCACGGCTTGGTGGGTGTCTACCAGCATCCGAGCCGGGGCATCCTCGCAGGCATCTTCATCGCGACAGCCTTGTCGGGGGAACCTCGCCCAACAGCGGAATCCATCGCCGCCGAGTGGGCGGACGTGGAGGATGCTCTCACGCGACTGCACCCCCTCTATCGACCGCGCCTTGAAGACGCCCTCACAGCCAGGGCTTCCGTGACGCTCCGCGTCCATGAAGGAACGGAGGTCCTCTCACTCTTCGAGGCCACACACGTCTGAAGGAACCGCGCGCCGCCGGGCTGCGATATCGAGAATCGCCTCCGTCTCCTCGGCGGACCTCGCGAGGCCAGGGGTCGGCCGCCAGCCGTTCGACGCAACGCTCTCTGGCCATCGATGGAGTCCACATCAGACTGAAATGACAACTAACCCGAAAATGCAAAGTCAACCTGCGCAGATCCGGGCCGCACGGACCAACACGTTTCTTCAT from Streptomyces chartreusis NRRL 3882 harbors:
- the tunM gene encoding UDP-N-acetyl-tunicamine-uracil synthase TunM; this encodes MPFNHNDHYHDLLLRELPESCRRALEVGCGTGRFAQKLALRGIEVDAIDVDNDVVTAAREMNSTLDLPRQIRFERADITHLTLTPDTYDYIACLASIHHVPFETVQKLRASLTTNGVLVILGCYREATIWDHAISLLAVPVNAIWRAAVFFRESWSGSRPDRGTQSPSAPVAPPSMSLAEIREDSAEYLPGRRIRRLLFWRYLLVFHNMKAGLGSD
- a CDS encoding NUDIX hydrolase, encoding MISQPPRRYALGATCVTFNDVGRVLIARRRSPERWELPGGLVDPGEAFHDAATRETYEETGVHVKVHGLVGVYQHPSRGILAGIFIATALSGEPRPTAESIAAEWADVEDALTRLHPLYRPRLEDALTARASVTLRVHEGTEVLSLFEATHV